In Stenotrophomonas sp. 169, one DNA window encodes the following:
- a CDS encoding acetyl-CoA C-acyltransferase, with protein MSNIVIAAAKRTAIGSFLGQFTGVPTPTLGAAAIAAALEQSGVPAADVSEVIMGCVLPANLGQAPARQAAIAGGLPLSTGATTLNKVCGSGMKAIMLGHDLIKAGSARIVVAGGMESMTNAPHLLPNSRTGNRFGNFQAVDHMAHDGLVNAYDGKAMGEFAECAVDKYQFTREEQDAYAIESVKRAQAAQANGAFADEIVAVKVATRKGDVEVSLDEQPTRADIGKIPTLRPAFKKDGTVTAASSSSISDGAAAVVLLSEDDAKARGLQPLARIVAHATHSQEPEWFTTAPIGAIHTLLEKAGWALEDVDLFEINEAFAVVAMAPMRELGIAHDKLNVNGGACALGHPIGASGARLVVTLVHALRSRGGKRGIATLCIGGGEATAIAIELI; from the coding sequence ATGTCCAACATCGTCATCGCCGCCGCCAAGCGCACCGCCATCGGTTCCTTCCTCGGCCAGTTCACCGGTGTGCCCACCCCGACCCTCGGCGCAGCGGCCATCGCCGCCGCGCTGGAACAGTCCGGTGTCCCTGCTGCGGATGTTTCTGAAGTCATCATGGGCTGCGTGCTGCCGGCCAACCTGGGCCAGGCCCCCGCCCGCCAGGCGGCCATCGCCGGCGGACTGCCGCTGTCCACCGGCGCCACCACGCTCAACAAAGTCTGCGGTTCGGGCATGAAGGCGATCATGCTGGGGCACGATCTGATCAAGGCCGGCTCGGCCCGCATCGTGGTGGCCGGTGGCATGGAATCGATGACCAATGCGCCGCACCTGCTGCCCAATTCGCGCACCGGCAACCGCTTCGGCAACTTCCAGGCGGTCGACCACATGGCCCACGATGGTCTGGTCAACGCCTACGACGGCAAGGCGATGGGGGAGTTCGCCGAATGTGCGGTGGACAAGTACCAGTTCACCCGCGAAGAACAGGACGCCTACGCGATCGAGTCGGTAAAGCGCGCGCAGGCCGCGCAGGCCAACGGCGCATTCGCTGACGAGATCGTCGCGGTGAAGGTCGCCACCCGCAAGGGCGACGTCGAGGTTTCCCTCGACGAACAGCCGACACGCGCCGACATCGGCAAGATCCCGACCCTGCGTCCGGCGTTTAAGAAGGACGGGACGGTCACGGCCGCCAGCTCGTCCAGCATCTCCGACGGTGCGGCTGCGGTCGTGCTGCTGTCGGAAGACGATGCCAAGGCGCGCGGCCTGCAGCCGCTGGCGCGCATCGTCGCCCACGCTACCCACTCGCAGGAGCCGGAGTGGTTCACCACCGCGCCGATCGGTGCGATCCATACGCTGCTTGAAAAAGCCGGCTGGGCGCTGGAGGATGTGGACCTGTTCGAAATCAACGAAGCGTTCGCCGTGGTGGCGATGGCGCCGATGCGTGAACTGGGCATCGCCCACGACAAGTTGAACGTCAACGGCGGCGCCTGCGCACTGGGCCATCCCATCGGTGCCTCGGGCGCGCGACTGGTGGTCACCTTGGTGCACGCATTGCGCAGCCGCGGTGGCAAGCGCGGCATCGCTACGCTGTGCATCGGCGGTGGCGAAGCAACGGCCATTGCCATCGAATTGATTTGA
- a CDS encoding S8 family serine peptidase, protein MTHVHESYRGAIRSALAVALVAALTACGGGGGGGNVRVDPPVPPPVTPPVTPPPTTPPPVTPDPPPPPQPTLQGHLTAVNALGTGLTGQGVRIGVVDSGVNRSHPALAGRVAASYSYVDPRANDLTRDDVVGHGTTVAMLAAGGSYAGAQVGVAPGAEVVSARIIADTRPVDDGSGSGNQVDGPIGLAGVHRDLIAAGVKVMNNSWGGLYWTSPATTAQIADEYRSFIIGHDGLVVFATGNDGRNTPSNMAALPSRPGSGGTLPAADLARGWLAVTAVDTVNPTELANYANACGEAASYCLAAPGTAVYPDPQATTQAATFYYGWGTSYAAPLVSGAAALVWQRFPYFSNDLVRQTLLGTATDLGAAGVDPVFGNGLLNVGKAVDGPGRLDWGDVTVNVNQLGLDSVWRNDMSGTGGLIKQGAGALGLAGRNTYSGSTRIEQGTLALRDGSSISSSVSILPQSGNASGAGLQFMNGSTRVIGNVDNGASVILTSANADATIEGNYVQRDGAQLMVALGVNPLQVTGTATLQGGGVLVNGVIAGYVPADGSRQALLRAQGGLSGQFNTAASGQNGVSLLESRYGYDSTSAWLELTRVSVVAAAGAASLDAQAMASAQRVERAFEQLDGNGAAQASAFAGAAADLQRVNGGAGGLAQSLDSLSGKAHAVAAQATFDSVDMSRRAIASRFGQVQAAPAVRGAWQSALGEAGQGHFAGNATQSDGWMVGQETALAGNGVLGVAFGEIRSAAGGTDNGGTARDRQAQGQLYAGWTAGRGYALAQLGVGQFQRQVDRQLLLGSTALPAGARYGGRFGSASVESGLRFGTARAALTPYLAASVVQVRSDGFSEQGGLGFGLRTQDNTARRSLAMLGLRAERQWHAWTLRGYTEWQQELSRDGFDPQASFTGIDAFAPLTAGGLPRASGLAGIGLETWLGRQGRLTFGYDQRFGGGLDVSQVAMRYAAGF, encoded by the coding sequence ATGACGCACGTTCACGAGTCGTATCGCGGGGCCATCCGGTCCGCACTGGCCGTTGCACTGGTGGCTGCATTGACGGCCTGTGGCGGAGGTGGCGGGGGCGGCAATGTCCGCGTCGATCCCCCTGTGCCGCCGCCGGTGACCCCCCCTGTCACGCCGCCGCCGACCACGCCGCCGCCGGTGACGCCGGATCCACCGCCGCCGCCGCAACCCACCCTGCAAGGCCACCTGACGGCGGTGAATGCGCTCGGCACCGGCTTGACCGGCCAGGGCGTGCGCATCGGCGTCGTCGACTCCGGGGTCAATCGCAGCCATCCCGCGCTGGCGGGACGTGTCGCGGCCAGTTACAGCTACGTCGACCCACGGGCCAACGACCTGACGCGTGACGATGTGGTCGGGCACGGCACCACCGTCGCCATGCTGGCCGCCGGTGGCTCTTACGCCGGTGCGCAGGTGGGCGTGGCGCCCGGCGCCGAGGTGGTGTCGGCACGGATCATCGCCGACACGCGGCCGGTGGATGATGGGTCAGGCTCCGGTAACCAGGTCGACGGCCCGATCGGCTTGGCCGGTGTTCACCGCGACCTGATCGCGGCCGGTGTGAAAGTGATGAACAACTCTTGGGGCGGCCTGTACTGGACCAGCCCCGCGACCACCGCGCAGATCGCCGACGAGTACCGGTCCTTCATCATCGGCCACGATGGGCTGGTGGTGTTCGCCACCGGCAACGACGGCAGGAACACGCCCTCCAACATGGCGGCCCTGCCCAGCCGCCCCGGCAGCGGCGGCACGTTGCCCGCTGCGGACCTGGCACGCGGCTGGCTGGCAGTGACCGCCGTCGACACGGTGAATCCGACCGAGCTGGCGAACTACGCCAATGCGTGCGGCGAGGCGGCCAGCTACTGCCTGGCCGCGCCTGGCACGGCGGTGTATCCGGATCCGCAGGCGACCACGCAGGCCGCTACGTTTTATTACGGCTGGGGCACGTCGTATGCCGCCCCGCTGGTCTCCGGCGCAGCTGCATTGGTGTGGCAGCGCTTTCCTTATTTCAGCAACGACCTGGTCCGGCAGACTCTGCTCGGCACTGCCACCGATCTCGGCGCGGCCGGCGTCGATCCGGTGTTCGGCAATGGGCTGCTCAACGTCGGCAAGGCGGTGGATGGTCCCGGCCGCCTCGACTGGGGCGACGTCACCGTCAACGTCAACCAGCTCGGACTGGATTCGGTGTGGCGCAACGATATGAGTGGCACGGGTGGCCTGATCAAACAGGGTGCAGGCGCGCTGGGTCTGGCGGGACGCAACACCTATTCGGGCAGCACGCGCATCGAGCAGGGCACGCTGGCCCTGCGGGATGGATCCTCGATCAGCTCCAGCGTCAGCATCCTGCCGCAGTCCGGCAATGCCAGTGGCGCGGGGCTGCAGTTCATGAACGGCAGTACCCGGGTGATCGGCAATGTGGACAACGGGGCCAGCGTGATCCTGACCAGTGCGAACGCCGACGCCACGATCGAGGGCAATTACGTGCAGCGTGACGGGGCGCAGCTGATGGTGGCGCTGGGCGTGAATCCACTGCAGGTGACCGGCACGGCCACGCTGCAGGGCGGGGGGGTGCTGGTCAATGGCGTCATCGCCGGCTACGTCCCGGCCGATGGCAGCCGGCAGGCGCTGCTGCGCGCACAGGGGGGATTGTCCGGGCAGTTCAATACGGCCGCGAGTGGGCAGAACGGGGTTTCGCTTCTGGAATCGCGCTACGGCTATGACAGCACGTCGGCGTGGCTGGAGCTGACGCGGGTGAGCGTGGTGGCGGCCGCAGGCGCGGCGTCATTGGACGCGCAGGCGATGGCTTCCGCGCAGCGGGTGGAGCGGGCTTTTGAACAGCTTGATGGTAATGGCGCTGCGCAGGCCAGTGCGTTTGCCGGTGCGGCTGCCGACCTGCAGCGCGTGAACGGCGGCGCTGGCGGGCTGGCGCAGAGCCTGGACAGCCTGTCCGGCAAGGCGCACGCGGTGGCGGCCCAGGCGACTTTCGACAGCGTCGACATGAGCCGGCGCGCGATCGCCAGCCGCTTCGGCCAGGTGCAGGCCGCGCCTGCGGTGCGCGGTGCGTGGCAGAGCGCGTTGGGTGAAGCGGGGCAGGGCCACTTCGCGGGCAACGCGACGCAGAGTGATGGCTGGATGGTCGGCCAGGAAACGGCGCTGGCAGGCAACGGTGTGCTGGGCGTGGCCTTCGGCGAAATACGCAGTGCGGCCGGTGGCACGGACAACGGCGGCACCGCGCGCGACCGCCAGGCGCAGGGGCAGCTCTACGCAGGATGGACGGCGGGACGCGGCTATGCCCTGGCGCAACTGGGGGTCGGCCAGTTCCAGCGGCAGGTGGATCGACAGCTGTTGCTGGGCAGTACGGCGTTGCCGGCAGGTGCGCGCTATGGCGGCCGTTTCGGCAGCGCGAGTGTCGAATCCGGCCTGCGGTTTGGCACCGCGCGCGCCGCGCTGACCCCTTATCTTGCGGCAAGCGTGGTGCAGGTCCGCTCGGACGGTTTCAGCGAGCAGGGCGGTCTGGGCTTCGGCCTGCGCACGCAGGACAATACGGCCCGTCGCAGCCTGGCGATGCTGGGCCTGCGAGCCGAACGCCAGTGGCATGCATGGACGTTGCGCGGTTATACCGAGTGGCAGCAGGAATTGTCCCGCGATGGATTCGATCCGCAGGCCAGCTTCACCGGCATTGATGCGTTCGCGCCGTTGACGGCGGGTGGCTTGCCGCGCGCATCCGGGTTGGCAGGCATTGGGCTGGAAACCTGGCTCGGTCGCCAGGGGCGGCTGACCTTTGGATATGACCAGCGCTTTGGCGGCGGTTTGGATGTATCGCAGGTGGCCATGCGCTACGCCGCCGGGTTCTGA
- a CDS encoding Glu/Leu/Phe/Val dehydrogenase, with the protein MLFETLATTGHEQVVFCHNPDAGLRAIIALHNTTLGPALGGVRMRPYASTDEALADVLRLSRTMTYKNALAGLNVGGGKAVIIGDPRTDKTEVLLRAFGRQVDALGGRYITAEDVGTDVNDMENIYLESQFVTGVHQVHGGSGDPAPFTAYGALQALMASLQTKLGHEEVGKTSIAVQGLGHIGMEFVKLLRDRGAKLFVTDLNPALVERAVTEYGAEAVKPDEIHEVNADVFAPCALEGAISLDVLPRLKARIICGTANSQLASPDVGDELHARGILYAPDYAVNAGGVMNVSLEIDGYNRERAMRLIRSIYHNLGRVFELSQRENIAPPRAADRIAEARIQSIGKLKMPLGRATPRLGDLRAG; encoded by the coding sequence ATGTTATTCGAAACCCTCGCAACCACCGGTCATGAACAGGTGGTGTTCTGCCACAACCCGGACGCCGGTCTGCGGGCCATCATCGCCCTGCACAACACCACGCTGGGCCCCGCCCTGGGCGGTGTGCGCATGCGCCCGTACGCCAGCACCGACGAGGCGCTGGCCGACGTGCTGCGGCTCAGCCGGACGATGACGTACAAGAACGCGCTGGCCGGCCTCAATGTCGGTGGTGGCAAGGCGGTGATCATCGGCGACCCGCGCACCGACAAGACCGAAGTGCTGCTGCGCGCGTTCGGCCGCCAGGTTGATGCGCTGGGCGGTCGTTACATCACCGCCGAAGACGTCGGCACCGATGTCAACGACATGGAAAACATCTACCTGGAAAGCCAGTTCGTCACCGGCGTGCACCAGGTGCACGGCGGGTCCGGTGATCCGGCGCCGTTCACCGCCTACGGCGCGCTGCAGGCCCTGATGGCCTCGCTGCAGACCAAGCTGGGCCATGAAGAAGTGGGCAAGACCAGTATTGCCGTGCAGGGCCTGGGCCACATCGGCATGGAGTTCGTGAAGCTGCTGCGTGACCGGGGGGCGAAGCTGTTCGTCACCGATCTCAACCCCGCGCTGGTCGAGCGCGCCGTGACCGAGTACGGCGCGGAGGCGGTCAAACCCGATGAAATCCACGAGGTGAACGCGGACGTGTTCGCACCCTGTGCGCTGGAAGGCGCGATCAGCCTGGATGTGCTGCCGCGCCTCAAGGCACGCATCATCTGTGGCACCGCCAACAGCCAGCTGGCCAGCCCCGACGTGGGCGACGAACTGCATGCGCGCGGCATCCTGTACGCACCCGACTACGCCGTGAATGCCGGCGGCGTCATGAACGTCTCGCTGGAAATCGACGGCTACAACCGCGAACGCGCCATGCGCCTCATCCGCAGCATCTACCACAACCTCGGCCGCGTCTTCGAGCTGTCGCAGCGCGAGAACATCGCCCCGCCGCGCGCCGCTGATCGCATCGCAGAAGCGCGCATCCAGTCCATCGGCAAGCTCAAGATGCCGCTGGGCCGCGCCACGCCGCGCCTGGGTGACCTGCGCGCCGGCTAA
- a CDS encoding HDOD domain-containing protein, protein MTGFARWWWGLFGRPPGRTSSRLHQRADYAEQVQRVADSLAPVAQDDAEARLHAGLYALALHPALDGGCPPNQALLEATRQALQRSDWNARQLPRRPQLLPQLIQTVNDPDGSARATAAIIGQDPVLTGNLLRIANSPAFRMQERPVDSLQRAITLVGTEGIRQIISAVLVQPVMHIQCQAFPQFSTIIWEHALLSSRAAADHARTVSQCDPFAAQWLGLTQGLGAALVMKALVQEAETLQVAVDYPSAEALLRQWTLPVAQRIAAAWELPLPVHQALEPEHAGSGLAQSLRFARAAAAASLLARHGHMGQSQGLAWLEQLPGTPPHALLWIWRRLHGRSVETLADEHADA, encoded by the coding sequence ATGACGGGGTTTGCGCGCTGGTGGTGGGGCCTGTTCGGGCGCCCGCCCGGGCGGACCTCATCGCGGCTGCATCAGCGCGCTGACTATGCAGAGCAGGTCCAGCGCGTTGCCGACTCCCTTGCACCGGTCGCGCAGGACGATGCGGAGGCGCGACTGCATGCGGGCCTGTACGCGCTGGCCCTGCACCCGGCGCTCGACGGCGGCTGCCCGCCGAACCAGGCCCTGCTCGAGGCGACACGGCAGGCCCTGCAGCGCAGTGACTGGAATGCCCGCCAGCTGCCGCGACGGCCGCAACTGCTGCCGCAGCTGATCCAGACGGTCAACGATCCGGATGGTTCGGCGCGTGCCACGGCCGCCATCATCGGCCAGGATCCGGTGTTGACCGGCAACCTGCTGCGGATCGCCAACAGTCCCGCGTTCCGCATGCAGGAGCGACCGGTCGACAGCCTGCAGCGCGCGATCACCCTGGTAGGCACCGAAGGCATCCGACAGATCATCAGCGCGGTGCTGGTACAGCCGGTGATGCACATCCAGTGCCAGGCGTTTCCGCAGTTCAGCACCATCATCTGGGAGCACGCGCTGCTGTCGTCGCGCGCGGCCGCTGACCATGCCCGTACGGTCAGCCAGTGCGATCCGTTTGCGGCCCAGTGGTTGGGGCTGACCCAAGGGCTGGGCGCGGCGCTGGTCATGAAGGCGCTGGTGCAGGAAGCGGAGACTCTGCAGGTGGCCGTGGACTATCCCAGTGCAGAAGCACTGCTGCGCCAATGGACGTTGCCGGTGGCGCAGCGTATCGCCGCCGCCTGGGAGCTGCCCCTGCCGGTGCATCAGGCGCTGGAACCCGAGCATGCCGGCAGTGGCCTGGCACAGAGCCTGCGCTTCGCACGGGCGGCGGCAGCGGCCAGCCTGTTGGCACGACATGGGCATATGGGTCAGAGCCAGGGCCTGGCGTGGCTGGAGCAACTGCCGGGTACCCCGCCGCATGCCCTGTTGTGGATCTGGCGCCGCCTGCATGGACGATCAGTGGAAACCCTGGCGGACGAGCACGCCGACGCCTGA
- a CDS encoding phospholipase D family protein produces the protein MTEPLPLWRRLLRVLAILICLLVLLVLSGLLLADRLTPQARGTPSSVLPVQPAQTRIDREISALQAAHPGQSGVAFLSDGLDAFAARAVITERAERSLDLQYYIWQDDLIGHLMARALHDAAARGVRVRILLDDMNAQDKDALMMALDRHPNIEIRLYNPFRNRAGLWRLVEMVQRFFSVNHRMHNKSWIADGRVAIVGGRNIGEEYFSARPDVNFRDLDLLVAGEAVDGANRVFDDYWNSEAAVPIGALAFHTPAELRLLLRESDNEAKRDAATPYLKEVAASRQRVRASAAPLHWSANVRIASDPPMKHKRDDQHNWLVTDLVRMMTSAQHKALLISPYFVPGNEGLDGLSMMSERGVQVGVVTNSLAANDVVAVHGGYMTYRAPLLQAGVQLYELKAHGKATSSGLFGSSGASLHTKAFVLDDRHGFVGSFNLDPRSAYLNTEMGVIFDDPVLAAQLTQEYLRLSSPQQSWWLGLDPAGDVRWLERDKSPHWVTTEPDSSLRMRASARVISWLPLESQL, from the coding sequence ATGACTGAACCCTTGCCCCTGTGGCGCCGGCTGCTGCGTGTACTGGCCATCCTGATCTGCCTGTTGGTGCTGCTGGTGCTGTCGGGCCTGCTGCTGGCGGACCGGCTGACACCGCAGGCCCGTGGCACACCGTCGAGCGTGCTGCCGGTGCAACCGGCGCAGACCCGCATCGATCGCGAAATCAGTGCACTGCAGGCTGCCCATCCGGGCCAGTCCGGTGTGGCGTTTCTGTCCGATGGCTTGGATGCCTTCGCGGCCCGGGCGGTCATCACCGAGCGCGCCGAGCGCAGCCTGGACCTGCAGTACTACATCTGGCAGGACGACCTGATCGGCCACCTGATGGCGCGTGCCCTGCACGATGCCGCCGCGCGCGGCGTGCGCGTGCGCATCCTGCTTGACGACATGAACGCGCAGGACAAGGACGCGCTGATGATGGCGCTCGACAGGCATCCCAATATCGAGATCCGCCTGTATAACCCCTTCCGCAACCGCGCCGGGCTGTGGCGGCTGGTCGAAATGGTGCAGCGGTTTTTCTCGGTGAACCATCGCATGCACAACAAGAGCTGGATCGCAGATGGCCGCGTCGCCATCGTCGGCGGCCGCAACATCGGCGAGGAATATTTCAGCGCGCGCCCGGACGTCAATTTCCGTGATCTGGATCTGTTGGTTGCCGGCGAGGCCGTGGACGGCGCCAACCGCGTATTCGACGACTACTGGAACAGCGAGGCCGCCGTGCCGATCGGCGCGCTGGCCTTCCACACGCCGGCCGAGCTGCGCCTGCTGCTGCGCGAGTCCGACAACGAGGCCAAGCGGGATGCCGCCACGCCCTACCTGAAGGAAGTGGCCGCATCGCGGCAGCGCGTCCGCGCGAGTGCGGCACCGCTGCACTGGAGTGCCAACGTCCGCATCGCTTCCGATCCGCCGATGAAGCACAAGCGCGACGACCAGCACAACTGGCTGGTCACCGATCTGGTGCGGATGATGACAAGCGCCCAGCACAAGGCGCTGCTGATCTCGCCCTATTTCGTGCCCGGCAACGAGGGGCTGGACGGCCTGTCGATGATGAGCGAGCGCGGCGTACAGGTGGGCGTGGTCACCAACTCGCTGGCGGCCAATGATGTGGTGGCCGTGCACGGCGGATACATGACCTACCGGGCACCGCTGCTGCAGGCCGGCGTGCAGCTTTACGAACTGAAAGCGCATGGCAAGGCAACCAGCTCGGGCCTGTTCGGCAGCAGTGGCGCCAGCCTGCACACCAAGGCCTTCGTGCTCGATGACCGGCATGGTTTCGTGGGCTCGTTCAACCTGGATCCCCGTTCGGCCTACCTCAATACGGAAATGGGCGTGATCTTCGACGACCCGGTGCTGGCCGCGCAGCTGACGCAGGAGTACCTGCGCCTGTCCAGCCCGCAGCAGAGCTGGTGGCTGGGTCTGGATCCGGCCGGCGACGTGCGCTGGCTGGAACGCGATAAATCTCCGCACTGGGTCACCACCGAGCCGGACAGCAGCCTGCGCATGCGCGCGAGTGCGCGCGTGATCAGTTGGTTGCCGCTGGAGTCGCAGCTCTAG
- a CDS encoding RNA pseudouridine synthase: MLPTRLDKRLAELLGCPRGEARRYIEGGWVRVDGQVVEQPQAQVTTETVELDPAARDEKSERVTMLLAKPIDAAAHTLSALITPESQSPLDLGSIRPLQRHFHGLQLAASLPASDSGLVVVSQDPLIITHLQQQLSRTEQEFLVDVQGERAMWDVARLQTGLKENGRTIPGCKISWQSEQRLRFAGKGLHPRMLREACAIASMEVVAIRRLRIGRVSLGKLAPGQWRYLGSDERF; the protein is encoded by the coding sequence ATGCTCCCGACCCGTCTGGACAAACGCCTCGCTGAACTGCTCGGTTGCCCCCGTGGCGAAGCCCGCCGCTATATCGAAGGCGGCTGGGTGCGCGTGGATGGGCAGGTGGTCGAGCAGCCGCAGGCGCAGGTGACCACGGAAACGGTGGAGCTGGATCCGGCCGCGCGCGACGAGAAGTCCGAGCGCGTCACGATGCTGCTCGCCAAACCGATCGATGCGGCCGCGCACACGCTGAGCGCGCTGATCACGCCCGAATCGCAGAGTCCGCTGGACCTGGGCAGCATCCGCCCGCTGCAGCGACACTTCCACGGCCTGCAGTTGGCGGCCTCGCTGCCGGCGTCGGACAGCGGGCTGGTGGTCGTCAGCCAGGATCCCTTGATCATCACCCACCTGCAGCAGCAGCTGTCCCGCACCGAACAGGAATTCCTGGTCGATGTGCAGGGCGAGCGGGCCATGTGGGACGTGGCACGCCTGCAGACCGGGCTGAAAGAAAACGGCCGAACGATACCTGGCTGCAAGATCAGCTGGCAGAGCGAACAGCGCCTGCGCTTCGCCGGCAAGGGTCTGCATCCGCGCATGCTGCGCGAAGCCTGCGCCATCGCCTCGATGGAGGTGGTTGCGATCCGCCGGCTGCGCATCGGCCGCGTATCACTGGGCAAGCTGGCACCGGGCCAGTGGCGCTATCTCGGCTCTGACGAGCGCTTCTGA
- a CDS encoding M48 family metallopeptidase: MPSLKYLTGYPDALLDQVRTLLAEDKLGAVLQRRYPELHEVRNDRQLYDYTQELKDRYLRKSVHLNKVCYDSKLEVVKHALGTHTAISRVHGGRLKASREIRVASVFREAPAAFLRMIVVHELAHLKEADHNKAFYQLCQHMEPNYLQLEFDTRLYLTELVNRSG, translated from the coding sequence ATGCCTTCGCTGAAATACCTGACCGGCTACCCCGACGCCCTGCTCGACCAGGTCCGCACGCTGTTGGCCGAAGACAAGCTGGGCGCCGTGCTGCAGCGCCGCTACCCGGAGCTGCACGAGGTGCGCAACGACCGCCAGCTGTACGACTACACCCAGGAGCTGAAAGACCGCTACCTGCGCAAATCGGTGCACCTCAACAAGGTCTGCTACGACAGCAAGCTGGAGGTGGTGAAGCATGCCCTCGGTACCCACACCGCGATCTCGCGCGTACATGGCGGGCGTCTCAAGGCCAGCCGTGAGATCCGCGTGGCCAGCGTGTTCCGGGAGGCACCGGCGGCGTTCCTGCGCATGATCGTGGTGCACGAGCTGGCCCACCTGAAGGAGGCCGACCACAACAAGGCGTTCTACCAGCTGTGCCAGCACATGGAACCGAACTACCTGCAGCTGGAATTCGATACCCGGCTGTACCTCACCGAACTCGTCAACCGCAGCGGCTGA
- a CDS encoding DUF2058 domain-containing protein, with the protein MAKPNALQEQLLKAGLAKKSQASAAAREQAKARQGKAPDASAEVQREAERVRLEKVERDRAIAAERNAQLRATEQKAQARQIVKTHAVPHAGESEYRFSDGDAIRTLWIDAKLRKALSAGALVIVANGEGHALLPRAAAEKVRERAPELVVVDHGEAGQSTVASTGNAEDDAYYAQFQIPDDLVW; encoded by the coding sequence ATGGCAAAGCCCAACGCGCTGCAGGAACAATTGCTCAAGGCCGGGCTGGCGAAGAAGTCGCAGGCCAGTGCCGCCGCCCGTGAGCAGGCCAAGGCCCGGCAGGGCAAGGCACCGGATGCATCGGCCGAGGTCCAGCGTGAGGCCGAGCGGGTCCGGCTGGAGAAGGTCGAGCGTGACCGTGCCATCGCCGCCGAGCGCAACGCGCAGCTGCGTGCGACCGAGCAGAAGGCGCAGGCACGGCAGATCGTGAAGACCCACGCGGTGCCGCATGCAGGCGAGAGCGAGTATCGCTTCAGCGACGGCGATGCGATCCGCACCTTGTGGATCGATGCCAAGCTGCGCAAGGCGCTTTCCGCCGGTGCGCTGGTCATCGTGGCCAACGGTGAGGGCCATGCGCTGCTGCCGCGCGCTGCGGCGGAGAAGGTGCGCGAGCGTGCGCCGGAGCTGGTGGTGGTCGATCATGGCGAGGCCGGCCAGAGCACGGTGGCATCGACCGGCAACGCCGAAGATGACGCCTACTACGCGCAGTTCCAGATTCCCGACGACCTGGTCTGGTAA
- a CDS encoding DksA/TraR family C4-type zinc finger protein, which translates to MATGWAQDGAVQDQIDATVDDAIARARSQLKQGPGLEHCEACDAPIPLARRQAVPGVRLCVSCQQEHDEDEHAQSGYNRRGSKDSQLR; encoded by the coding sequence ATGGCCACCGGATGGGCACAGGACGGCGCGGTACAGGACCAGATCGACGCCACCGTCGATGACGCCATCGCACGCGCGCGCAGCCAGCTCAAGCAAGGGCCTGGGCTGGAACACTGCGAAGCATGTGATGCACCGATTCCGCTGGCCAGGCGCCAGGCAGTGCCCGGCGTGCGCCTGTGCGTGTCCTGCCAGCAGGAACACGATGAAGACGAGCACGCCCAGTCCGGTTACAACCGGCGGGGCAGCAAGGACAGCCAGCTGCGCTGA
- a CDS encoding mechanosensitive ion channel family protein: MVLLTLLAAWLLRFIARRLIRRFAAHYTLPLEMVMGARRLTSFIVYFGALLVILHILGTSASVLWTAFTGFAAVGAVAFFAAWSVLSNIFCTLLIFTTRPFRLHDYIEVLENGEKPGLKGRVIDVNLIYTTLQETGDGHEGTVLQLPNNLFFQRTVRRWRDPSTAPGGIQGDG; encoded by the coding sequence ATGGTCCTGTTGACCCTGCTGGCGGCATGGTTGCTGCGCTTCATCGCCCGGCGGCTGATCCGCCGCTTCGCCGCCCATTACACGCTGCCGCTGGAAATGGTGATGGGCGCGCGGCGCTTGACCAGCTTCATCGTCTACTTCGGCGCGCTGCTGGTCATCCTGCACATCCTGGGCACGTCGGCGTCCGTGCTGTGGACCGCCTTCACCGGCTTTGCAGCGGTCGGCGCGGTGGCCTTCTTCGCCGCGTGGAGCGTGCTGTCGAACATATTCTGCACCCTGCTGATCTTCACCACGCGGCCGTTCCGCCTGCATGACTACATCGAAGTCCTCGAGAACGGCGAAAAGCCGGGCCTGAAGGGGCGCGTGATCGACGTCAACCTGATCTACACCACGCTGCAGGAAACCGGCGACGGCCATGAGGGCACGGTGCTGCAGCTGCCCAACAATCTGTTCTTCCAGCGCACGGTACGGCGTTGGCGGGATCCGTCCACCGCGCCTGGCGGCATCCAAGGCGACGGCTGA